Proteins found in one Sorghum bicolor cultivar BTx623 chromosome 1, Sorghum_bicolor_NCBIv3, whole genome shotgun sequence genomic segment:
- the LOC8063229 gene encoding ervatamin-C, with amino-acid sequence MTIMALSRAAASRGFFFALILVACCSLMLQAAAAAGGGADGVVVGADGDNKLMMDRFLRWQATYNRSYPTAEERQRRFQVYRRNMEHIEATNRAGNLTYTLGENQFADLTEEEFLDLYTMKGMPPVRRDAGKKQQANFSSVVDAPTSVDWRSRGAVTPIKNQGPSCSSCWAFVTAATIESITQIRTGKLVSLSEQELIDCDPYDGGCNLGYFVNGYKWVIQNGGLTTEANYPYQARRYQCNRSKAGQRAARISNYRQLPQGEAQLQQAVAQQPVAAAIEMGGSLQFYSGGVWSGQCGTRMNHAITVVGYGADSSGVKYWLVKNSWGQTWGERGYLRMRKDVRQGGLCGIALDLAYPIV; translated from the exons ATGACGATCATGGCTCTCTCCCGTGCCGCCGCGTCGAGAGGGTTCTTCTTCGCGCTGATCCTTGTCGCGTGCTGCAGCCTCATgctgcaggcggcggcggcggcgggcggcggcgcggacggcgtcgtcgtcggtgcTGATGGTGACAATAAGCTGATGATGGACCGGTTCCTCCGCTGGCAGGCGACGTACAACCGGTCGTACCCGACGGCGGAGGAGCGGCAGCGGCGGTTCCAGGTGTACCGGCGCAACATGGAGCACATCGAGGCCACCAACCGGGCGGGCAACCTGACGTACACGCTCGGCGAGAACCAGTTCGCCGACCTCACGGAGGAGGAGTTCCTGGACCTCTACACCATGAAGGGGATGCCCCCCGTCCGCCGTGACGCCGGCAAGAAGCAGCAGGCCAACTTCTCCTCCGTGGTGGACGCGCCCACCAGCGTCGACTGGAGGTCCAGGGGCGCCGTCACGCCCATCAAGAACCAGGGCCCATCCTGCt CTAGCTGCTGGGCATTCGTGACGGCGGCGACGATCGAGAGCATCACCCAGATCAGGACAGGGAAGCTGGTGTCGCTGTCGGAGCAGGAGCTGATCGACTGCGACCCGTACGACGGCGGCTGCAACCTGGGCTACTTCGTGAACGGGTACAAGTGGGTGATCCAGAACGGCGGGCTGACGACGGAGGCCAACTACCCGTACCAGGCGCGGCGGTACCAGTGCAACCGCTCAAAGGCCGGGCAGCGCGCCGCCAGGATCTCCAACTACAGGCAGCTGCCGCAGGGGGAGGCGCAGCTGCAGCAGGCGGTGGCGCAGCAGCccgtggcggcggccatcgagaTGGGCGGCAGCCTGCAGTTCTACAGCGGCGGCGTGTGGTCGGGGCAGTGCGGGACGCGGATGAaccacgccatcaccgtcgtcgGCTACGGCGCCGACTCGTCGGGGGTCAAGTACTGGCTCGTCAAGAACTCGTGGGGACAGACCTGGGGCGAGCGCGGCTACCTAAGGATGCGCAAAGACGTCAGGCAAGGGGGACTCTGCGGCATCGCGCTCGACCTCGCATACCCGATTGTGTGA